A window of Acidobacteriota bacterium contains these coding sequences:
- the ubiE gene encoding bifunctional demethylmenaquinone methyltransferase/2-methoxy-6-polyprenyl-1,4-benzoquinol methylase UbiE, with the protein MLSQQASQIRQMFSSIAPRYDLLNHLLSLNVDRSWRRQAASLLTHPLEDRQALCLDLCCGTGDLLVEMAKQGSARIVGSDFSHPMLKLGREKLAKRRLQQRVQLLEADALRLPFPTDTFDGLAVAFGLRNLESWSEGLGEMWRVLKPEGRIVVLEFSRPTRPLFNWLFQLYFLWILPRIGQGISGHGTAYRYLHDSVQDFPDQARLCRLMKEAGFAKVSFRNLSGGIAALHWGIKHGKSAV; encoded by the coding sequence ATGTTGAGTCAACAAGCCAGTCAGATCCGCCAGATGTTCTCCTCGATCGCCCCCCGCTACGATCTGTTGAACCACTTGCTGTCTCTCAACGTGGACCGGAGCTGGCGCCGCCAGGCGGCCTCCCTGCTGACCCACCCGCTGGAGGACCGGCAGGCCCTCTGCCTGGACCTCTGCTGCGGCACCGGAGACCTGCTCGTGGAAATGGCCAAACAGGGATCGGCTCGAATCGTGGGTTCGGACTTCAGTCACCCCATGCTGAAGCTGGGCCGCGAGAAACTCGCCAAGCGGAGACTGCAGCAACGGGTCCAGCTCCTGGAAGCCGATGCTCTGAGGCTGCCCTTCCCGACCGACACCTTTGACGGACTGGCCGTGGCGTTCGGGCTCCGCAACCTGGAAAGCTGGAGTGAAGGGCTGGGAGAGATGTGGCGAGTGCTGAAACCCGAGGGCCGGATCGTGGTTCTGGAATTCTCACGGCCCACGCGTCCACTCTTCAACTGGCTCTTCCAGCTTTACTTCCTGTGGATTCTGCCCAGGATCGGCCAGGGCATCTCCGGGCACGGCACCGCTTATCGATATCTGCACGACTCGGTGCAGGACTTTCCCGACCAAGCCCGACTCTGCCGACTGATGAAGGAAGCGGGTTTCGCCAAGGTCTCCTTCCGCAATCTCAGTGGCGGGATTGCCGCTCTGCACTGGGGAATCAAACATGGGAAGTCGGCGGTGTGA
- the tatA gene encoding twin-arginine translocase TatA/TatE family subunit, with the protein MLGPVGITEMVIIVVIALLVFGPKKLPSLGKSLAEGIVSFKKGVSGSDSQSGAVEKSREGSEKS; encoded by the coding sequence ATGTTAGGCCCCGTCGGAATCACGGAGATGGTCATCATCGTGGTCATTGCGCTGCTGGTGTTTGGCCCCAAGAAACTCCCGTCTCTGGGAAAATCCCTGGCAGAGGGTATCGTTTCCTTCAAGAAGGGAGTCAGCGGGAGTGACAGCCAGTCGGGTGCCGTGGAGAAGTCCAGGGAAGGAAGCGAAAAGTCCTGA
- the aroB gene encoding 3-dehydroquinate synthase produces MKIVPLNLADRGYRIYIENGLLSKVGSLLHPWRSAARLVVVSSRRILDLHGEALQRSLTEAGLPHEVLEIPDGERFKTLSTLESIYKRLAGLGVNRRTPVVALGGGVVGDVAGFAAASYLRGLPYIQVPTTLVAQIDSAIGGKTGVNLSTGKNLVGAFYQPRAVLVDPELLLTLPRQELDSGLFEAIKYGVIADRKLYDRVVRQHRSYPGRDRVGLARMIVRCVEIKAAVVSGDERESQARMVLNFGHTLGHAIEAATRYRRFTHGQAIGHGMILATRIALQLDKIDPTEAETIQSDLRRLSPLPPLGNLTWKSIHHHMRSDKKFTDHRLRFVLPRRIGEVEIVEDTPPDVVEAVVREYLSQSRRARISHQGA; encoded by the coding sequence ATGAAGATCGTACCCCTGAACCTGGCCGATAGAGGGTATCGGATCTACATCGAAAACGGCCTGCTGTCCAAGGTCGGGAGCCTTCTCCATCCCTGGAGATCCGCAGCCAGGCTGGTAGTGGTTTCAAGCCGGCGAATCCTGGACTTGCATGGAGAGGCCCTGCAGCGGTCGTTAACCGAGGCGGGATTGCCTCACGAGGTCCTGGAGATTCCGGATGGGGAGCGCTTCAAGACCTTGTCCACGCTGGAATCGATCTACAAGAGGCTGGCCGGGCTGGGTGTCAACCGCCGCACCCCCGTGGTCGCGCTGGGGGGAGGCGTGGTTGGGGACGTGGCCGGATTCGCGGCCGCCAGCTACCTGCGCGGATTGCCCTACATTCAGGTTCCCACCACTCTGGTGGCCCAGATCGACAGCGCCATCGGAGGCAAGACCGGGGTCAATCTCAGCACGGGGAAAAACCTCGTGGGCGCCTTTTATCAGCCCCGGGCCGTCCTGGTCGACCCGGAACTGCTTCTCACGCTGCCCCGCCAGGAGCTGGACTCGGGACTCTTTGAAGCCATCAAGTACGGCGTGATTGCCGACCGCAAGCTCTACGACCGGGTGGTTCGGCAGCACCGGAGCTATCCTGGCCGGGACAGAGTCGGACTGGCCAGAATGATTGTCCGCTGCGTCGAAATCAAGGCCGCCGTCGTCTCCGGGGATGAACGGGAAAGCCAGGCCCGCATGGTGCTCAATTTCGGTCACACGCTCGGCCATGCCATCGAGGCGGCCACCCGCTACAGGCGGTTCACCCACGGGCAGGCCATCGGCCACGGAATGATCCTGGCCACCCGGATCGCGTTGCAACTGGACAAGATCGATCCGACCGAGGCTGAAACCATCCAATCGGACCTGAGACGGCTCTCCCCACTTCCCCCGTTGGGGAACCTCACCTGGAAATCGATCCACCACCACATGCGCTCCGACAAGAAATTTACCGACCACCGTCTTCGATTCGTGCTGCCCCGACGCATCGGCGAAGTGGAAATCGTGGAGGACACCCCACCCGACGTCGTGGAAGCGGTCGTCCGGGAATACCTGAGCCAGTCTCGCCGAGCCCGCATTTCTCACCAGGGGGCGTGA
- a CDS encoding tetratricopeptide repeat protein, producing the protein MLIRIGMLLTLGLLLPGMAGLGVPEGTPDEDDAIESLRYRAAQGDISAQMELANRYDLGDGVPRDEIEAAKWIRRAAEKGDVAAQMKLGTLYDLGRGVLRDLKEASKWVRRAAEQGSPAGQLALAMMYTEGRGVRRDRKEAVKWYRYAAEQGESSAQHALGLIYSVGIGVPRDRIEAYKWWSLAASRWESFGRDRDQLAGMMKPSELVEAQRRALEWRPKSWEKLKEEGAKRQP; encoded by the coding sequence ATGTTGATCAGGATAGGGATGCTGCTGACCCTTGGACTACTGCTCCCGGGCATGGCCGGGTTGGGAGTGCCGGAGGGAACGCCCGACGAGGATGACGCCATCGAGTCTCTGCGGTATCGGGCCGCGCAGGGAGACATCAGCGCCCAGATGGAGCTCGCAAACAGATACGATCTGGGTGACGGCGTGCCGCGGGACGAGATAGAGGCTGCCAAATGGATTCGCCGCGCCGCCGAGAAAGGAGACGTCGCAGCCCAGATGAAGCTCGGCACCCTTTACGACCTGGGTCGCGGCGTGCTGAGAGACCTGAAGGAAGCCAGCAAATGGGTGCGACGGGCCGCCGAGCAGGGGAGTCCTGCCGGTCAACTGGCCCTGGCCATGATGTACACGGAGGGCAGGGGAGTGCGCCGTGACCGGAAGGAAGCCGTCAAGTGGTATCGGTACGCGGCCGAGCAGGGTGAGTCCAGCGCCCAGCACGCCCTTGGCCTCATCTACAGTGTCGGCATCGGGGTGCCCAGGGACAGGATAGAAGCCTACAAGTGGTGGAGCCTGGCAGCTTCCCGTTGGGAGTCGTTCGGACGGGACCGGGATCAGTTGGCCGGGATGATGAAGCCGTCCGAGCTCGTGGAGGCCCAGCGGCGGGCACTCGAGTGGAGGCCCAAGAGTTGGGAGAAGTTGAAGGAAGAGGGGGCGAAACGGCAGCCGTGA
- a CDS encoding PSD1 and planctomycete cytochrome C domain-containing protein: MLFRLALMVLCLTAPRFVVAQASLEEKRFFEESVRPLLARHCLGCHNSQTRMSGLSLESRESALLGGERGAAVVPGEPGRSLLVQALRRTGELKMPPAGPLQSREVAVLTRWIQTGAPWGVEAGEDTQRAGPSHWAFQPPRQNEPPPVKDEEWVRSPIDRFVLARLEASRLTPSPAADRRTLIRRVSLDLIGLPPTPREIAEFLADTGPGAYERLVNRLLDSPHFGERWGRHWLDIARYADSNGYSSDGNRPMWKYRDWVIDALNQDMPFDRFVTEQLAGDLLPDPTRDQLVATGFHRNTMINEEGGIDFEQYRVEAVVDRVSTTGEAFLGLTVGCARCHDHKFDPISQKDFYRLYAFFNNIDELGGEVSVEQKNQRKLDPMLEFGKPEEFARREALRQQRSILEKELKDYQVKLEETLDNWEEGLPPEERASIAPQIRESLEILPERRNIYQRRVLDLFFFAQDPAWQARREGLRTLQEAEPTLDAALIMRELPEPRTAYIHLSGDFTQRGETVDPGTPDVLPGLTGGRKLNRLDLARWLVSPDNPLTARVTVNRMWQRYFGLGLVETEADFGSQGTPPSHPRLLDWLASEFVRRDWNVKAMHRLIVTSATYRQSSEARPELSEVDPGNRLLARQNRLRLEAEIIRDAALATSGLLVSTLGGPSVFPPQPEGSGQFTQVNRKWKTEEGPNRYRRGMYTFFRRSAAFPGLTTFDAPNAQSTETRRNRSNTPLQALTLLNDQTQTEFSRAFARITVARGGSTRSQRIRYAFERSLARLPNAEEEGRLQSFLTHMRDDFGIRPTDAHQVTGETAGSDHAPSLASWVAASRVLLNLDEFITRP, translated from the coding sequence ATGCTGTTTCGGCTTGCTCTGATGGTGCTGTGTCTGACGGCGCCCCGGTTCGTCGTCGCTCAGGCGAGCCTGGAGGAAAAGCGGTTCTTTGAGGAGAGTGTGCGACCGCTGCTGGCCAGGCATTGTCTGGGCTGTCATAACAGCCAGACCAGAATGAGCGGGCTTTCTCTGGAGTCGCGCGAGTCGGCCCTGCTGGGTGGCGAGCGTGGGGCTGCCGTCGTCCCCGGGGAACCGGGCCGCAGCCTTCTGGTTCAGGCCCTCCGCCGAACGGGCGAGCTGAAGATGCCGCCGGCCGGACCGTTGCAGAGCCGCGAGGTGGCTGTGTTGACCCGTTGGATCCAGACCGGAGCTCCCTGGGGCGTGGAGGCCGGAGAGGACACCCAGCGCGCCGGGCCTTCCCATTGGGCCTTTCAACCGCCAAGACAGAACGAGCCTCCCCCGGTGAAGGACGAAGAATGGGTCCGCAGCCCCATCGACCGCTTCGTTCTGGCCCGGCTGGAAGCCAGTCGACTCACGCCTTCGCCCGCAGCCGACCGGCGGACGCTCATTCGCCGGGTCAGCCTCGATCTGATCGGCCTGCCGCCGACTCCCCGGGAAATTGCAGAGTTCCTGGCCGATACCGGGCCCGGCGCCTACGAGCGCTTGGTGAATCGTTTGCTGGATTCCCCCCATTTCGGAGAGCGTTGGGGACGCCACTGGCTCGACATCGCTCGCTATGCCGACTCCAACGGTTACTCCAGCGACGGCAACCGTCCCATGTGGAAATACCGCGATTGGGTGATCGACGCGCTCAACCAGGACATGCCCTTCGACCGCTTCGTGACGGAGCAGCTCGCCGGTGACCTTCTTCCCGATCCAACCCGGGATCAACTGGTCGCCACGGGTTTTCACCGCAACACCATGATCAACGAAGAGGGCGGCATCGACTTCGAGCAATACCGCGTGGAAGCCGTGGTGGATCGGGTCAGCACCACCGGCGAGGCATTCCTGGGACTGACGGTGGGGTGCGCCCGCTGCCACGACCACAAGTTCGACCCGATCTCGCAGAAGGACTTCTACCGGCTCTATGCCTTCTTCAACAACATCGACGAGCTGGGGGGTGAAGTCTCCGTCGAGCAAAAAAACCAGCGCAAGCTGGACCCGATGCTCGAGTTCGGGAAGCCCGAAGAGTTCGCACGACGGGAAGCGCTACGACAGCAGAGATCGATCCTGGAGAAGGAGTTGAAGGATTACCAGGTCAAGCTGGAAGAAACCCTGGACAACTGGGAAGAAGGACTTCCCCCGGAGGAGCGGGCCTCGATTGCGCCGCAAATCCGGGAATCCCTCGAGATTCTGCCGGAGCGGCGAAACATCTACCAAAGACGCGTGCTGGACCTCTTCTTTTTTGCGCAAGACCCTGCCTGGCAGGCCCGCCGGGAGGGGCTGCGAACCCTTCAAGAGGCTGAACCCACGCTCGATGCAGCCCTGATCATGCGGGAGTTGCCCGAGCCGCGTACCGCCTACATCCACCTCTCCGGTGACTTTACCCAGAGAGGAGAGACGGTTGACCCGGGCACTCCCGACGTTCTTCCCGGACTGACCGGCGGCCGGAAACTCAACCGCCTCGATCTGGCACGCTGGCTGGTGTCACCGGACAATCCGCTGACGGCCAGGGTGACGGTCAACCGCATGTGGCAACGCTATTTCGGTTTGGGGTTGGTCGAAACCGAGGCCGACTTCGGGTCGCAGGGAACGCCGCCCAGCCATCCGCGGCTGCTGGACTGGCTGGCCTCGGAGTTTGTACGCCGGGATTGGAACGTGAAGGCGATGCACCGACTGATCGTCACCTCGGCGACCTACCGGCAGTCATCGGAAGCGCGGCCCGAGTTGTCGGAAGTCGACCCGGGAAACCGGCTTCTGGCCCGGCAGAACCGCCTGCGCCTGGAGGCCGAGATAATCCGGGATGCCGCCCTGGCCACGTCCGGCCTGCTGGTTTCCACCCTTGGAGGCCCGAGTGTGTTCCCCCCTCAACCCGAAGGGTCGGGTCAGTTCACCCAGGTCAACCGCAAGTGGAAGACCGAAGAGGGACCCAACCGCTACCGCCGCGGCATGTACACCTTCTTTCGTCGCTCGGCTGCCTTTCCGGGCCTGACCACCTTCGACGCCCCCAACGCTCAGTCCACCGAGACGCGCCGCAACCGCTCCAACACACCACTGCAGGCACTGACTCTTCTCAACGATCAGACCCAGACGGAGTTTTCCCGAGCCTTTGCCCGGATTACGGTCGCACGGGGTGGCTCAACCCGGTCCCAACGCATCCGCTACGCTTTCGAGCGCTCATTGGCTCGACTCCCGAATGCGGAAGAAGAGGGACGGCTGCAATCCTTCCTGACCCACATGCGCGACGACTTCGGCATTCGCCCTACTGATGCCCACCAGGTCACCGGCGAAACCGCCGGGAGCGACCATGCTCCCTCGCTGGCCTCCTGGGTGGCTGCTTCCCGCGTCCTGCTCAACCTGGACGAGTTCATTACGAGGCCATGA
- the rplM gene encoding 50S ribosomal protein L13, which yields MTTYQPKPAELQRRWYLVDAQDVVLGRLATHVATLLIGKGKPTWAPHLDMGDHVIVVNAEKVRLTGNKWEQKVYYRHSGYPGGIKAVTAKDLRAKRPDRMVKGAVKGMLPKSRLGRAMAKKLKVYRGEVHPHDAQKPEPSQVPQ from the coding sequence GTGACGACCTATCAACCCAAACCAGCCGAACTCCAGCGAAGATGGTATCTGGTTGACGCTCAAGACGTGGTTCTGGGGCGTTTGGCGACCCATGTGGCCACCCTGCTCATCGGCAAGGGAAAACCAACCTGGGCTCCCCACCTGGATATGGGCGATCACGTGATTGTGGTCAATGCCGAGAAGGTCCGGCTGACCGGCAATAAATGGGAGCAGAAGGTCTATTACCGCCACTCGGGCTATCCGGGGGGGATCAAGGCGGTGACGGCCAAGGATCTCCGGGCGAAGCGGCCGGACCGAATGGTGAAAGGGGCAGTCAAGGGCATGCTGCCCAAATCCCGGCTGGGCCGGGCCATGGCCAAAAAGCTGAAGGTGTACCGGGGAGAGGTTCATCCTCATGACGCCCAGAAACCGGAACCTTCGCAAGTGCCTCAATAG
- a CDS encoding isocitrate dehydrogenase (NAD(+)), translating to MKYRITLVPGDGIGPEVTTATTKVVEAAGVDVEWEVIDAGAVALERHGAYLPDSLPESIRRNGVALKGPVTTPIGGGFTSINVTLRQQLRLYANFRPIRNLPEVKTRFGDVDLVVIRENTEDLYSGLEHVVVPGVVESLKIITADASTRIARFAFDFARRKRRKRVTAVHKANIMKLSDGLFLECVREVAGLYPEIEYEESIVDNTCMQLVLDPQQFDVLLLENLYGDIVSDLGAGLVGGLGLVPGANLGEDCAVFEPVHGSAPSIAGKNLANPTAMILSAVLLFRHLGELEKAQRVLSAVEAVYRGGEALTSDLGGRATTTEFTEAVVQHLVN from the coding sequence GTGAAATACAGAATCACCCTGGTTCCCGGAGACGGCATCGGGCCGGAAGTCACTACCGCCACCACCAAGGTGGTCGAGGCGGCCGGCGTCGACGTGGAGTGGGAAGTCATCGATGCAGGGGCGGTGGCCCTGGAGCGCCACGGAGCCTATCTGCCCGACAGCCTGCCGGAGTCCATTCGCCGCAACGGGGTGGCCCTGAAGGGGCCGGTGACCACGCCCATCGGCGGCGGATTCACCAGCATCAACGTCACTTTGCGACAACAGTTGCGCCTCTACGCCAACTTTCGTCCCATCCGAAACCTGCCCGAAGTCAAGACGCGGTTCGGGGATGTGGACCTGGTGGTCATCCGGGAGAACACGGAAGACCTCTATTCCGGTCTTGAGCACGTGGTGGTGCCCGGCGTGGTGGAAAGCCTGAAGATCATTACGGCCGACGCCTCAACCCGCATCGCCAGATTCGCCTTCGACTTCGCCCGCCGTAAGCGGCGCAAGAGGGTAACCGCCGTCCACAAGGCAAACATCATGAAACTGAGCGACGGTCTCTTCCTGGAGTGTGTCCGGGAGGTGGCCGGGCTCTATCCCGAAATCGAGTATGAGGAATCGATTGTCGACAACACCTGCATGCAGCTGGTGCTGGATCCCCAACAGTTCGATGTCCTCCTTCTGGAGAACCTATATGGCGACATTGTGAGCGATCTGGGCGCCGGGCTGGTGGGCGGGCTGGGCCTGGTCCCCGGCGCCAACCTGGGTGAGGATTGCGCCGTTTTCGAGCCGGTTCACGGAAGCGCTCCTTCGATTGCAGGCAAAAACCTGGCCAATCCGACGGCCATGATCCTCTCGGCGGTGCTTCTGTTCCGGCATTTGGGCGAGCTCGAAAAGGCGCAGCGGGTGCTCTCTGCCGTTGAGGCGGTTTACCGCGGGGGAGAGGCCTTGACCTCAGACCTTGGGGGAAGGGCCACCACCACCGAATTCACCGAGGCGGTAGTTCAGCATCTGGTCAATTGA
- a CDS encoding protein-L-isoaspartate(D-aspartate) O-methyltransferase has translation MAFLNRGRKALTESSYRLLRERMVEEQILVRGITSPGVLQVMREVPRHCFVPGAHREQAYEDRPLPIGNQQTISQPYIVALMTDLAQVDREAVVLEVGAGSGYQAAVLARLARQVFALEHVAPLASRAGSRLKELNIHNVEVGIGDGYLGWPEHQPYDAILASAAIDHVPQALLDQLKPEGRIVLPLARGFDCQVLVVVQKSRDGRKMEREVIPVRFVPFVTSGTSG, from the coding sequence GTGGCTTTCCTAAACCGTGGCCGAAAAGCTCTGACCGAGTCATCCTACCGGCTCCTCCGGGAGCGCATGGTGGAGGAACAAATCCTGGTGCGGGGAATCACCAGTCCAGGGGTTCTCCAGGTCATGCGGGAGGTTCCTCGCCACTGTTTCGTGCCGGGTGCGCACCGCGAACAGGCTTATGAAGACCGCCCCCTGCCCATTGGCAACCAACAGACGATCTCTCAGCCCTACATCGTGGCGCTGATGACCGATCTGGCTCAGGTGGACCGGGAGGCGGTAGTTCTGGAGGTCGGAGCCGGATCGGGTTACCAGGCCGCCGTCCTGGCCCGGCTTGCCCGGCAGGTGTTTGCCCTGGAGCACGTGGCCCCATTGGCGTCCCGCGCCGGCAGTCGCCTGAAGGAGTTGAACATTCACAACGTGGAAGTCGGAATCGGAGACGGCTATCTGGGCTGGCCTGAACACCAGCCCTATGACGCGATTCTGGCTTCGGCAGCTATCGATCATGTGCCTCAGGCCCTGTTGGATCAGTTGAAACCCGAGGGCCGGATCGTGCTTCCACTGGCCAGAGGCTTCGACTGCCAAGTGCTGGTAGTGGTGCAAAAGAGTCGGGACGGGAGGAAAATGGAGCGGGAAGTCATTCCGGTTCGCTTCGTTCCCTTCGTCACATCGGGAACGTCGGGGTAG
- a CDS encoding leucine-rich repeat domain-containing protein, whose amino-acid sequence MNRRFQPTLATALLLFTGTGTLAAEDAGSAFADKTLEAAVKKAVFATEALTREDLERLSTLKVRGAEIQDLKGLEKCLNLAALDLANNQISDLGPLKDLKGIQTIDLSGNRIEDIQPLAGLIKLQYLQLEGNQVSDLTPIKGLTALNSLYLSHNRISDISAVTGLHKLWSLYLAGNQVSDLKPLGQLRFLSSLDLTDNRITDLSPLVPLTELRYLILNNNRISDLGKLVAMSKKDFEGEKRFAPYLRLYLAGNPLSTDTARGQTKQLEGFGVRVNLK is encoded by the coding sequence ATGAACAGACGGTTTCAACCAACACTCGCCACCGCATTGCTGCTGTTCACCGGTACCGGAACTCTGGCGGCTGAGGACGCCGGCTCCGCCTTTGCCGACAAGACGCTGGAAGCCGCCGTCAAGAAGGCGGTGTTCGCTACCGAGGCGCTCACCCGGGAGGATCTGGAACGCCTGTCCACGCTGAAAGTCCGTGGGGCCGAAATTCAGGATCTGAAAGGCCTGGAGAAATGCCTGAACCTGGCTGCCCTGGACCTGGCCAACAACCAGATCAGCGACCTCGGTCCCTTGAAGGACCTGAAAGGGATTCAAACCATTGACCTTTCGGGGAACCGGATTGAGGACATCCAACCGCTGGCGGGACTGATCAAGCTGCAATATCTGCAACTGGAAGGCAATCAAGTTTCGGATCTGACCCCGATCAAGGGCTTGACCGCCCTCAATTCCCTATACCTCTCCCACAATCGAATCAGTGACATCAGCGCCGTGACGGGCCTGCACAAGCTCTGGTCGCTTTACCTCGCGGGCAATCAGGTGTCGGACCTCAAGCCGCTCGGCCAGTTGCGCTTCCTCTCCTCGCTGGACCTGACCGATAACCGGATCACCGACCTGTCCCCACTGGTGCCGTTGACCGAGCTCCGCTACCTGATACTCAACAACAACCGGATCAGCGACCTCGGCAAGCTGGTGGCCATGAGCAAGAAGGATTTTGAGGGCGAGAAACGATTTGCTCCCTACCTGCGGCTCTATCTGGCCGGGAACCCATTGAGCACCGACACCGCCCGCGGCCAGACCAAGCAACTGGAAGGCTTCGGCGTTCGGGTCAATCTGAAGTGA
- a CDS encoding YkvA family protein has translation MGDSSSFETAAAEAGKVASDRSRVGRLVRDALTKAYRNRRWLLMVWVDLLALCRLVAAWSSGEYRPLPWKSLVLALAGILYFLNPIDISPDVIPGIGFLDDAGILALIVNSIRNDLRRYLKWEAAGKTPS, from the coding sequence ATGGGTGACTCGAGCAGCTTTGAAACTGCCGCGGCAGAAGCCGGGAAGGTCGCCTCCGATCGGAGCCGCGTGGGGCGGCTGGTGCGAGACGCCCTGACCAAGGCCTACCGAAACAGACGCTGGCTGCTCATGGTCTGGGTCGACCTTCTGGCTCTCTGCCGGCTGGTTGCGGCCTGGTCCAGTGGAGAGTACCGGCCTCTCCCCTGGAAATCGCTCGTCCTGGCGCTGGCGGGGATCCTTTATTTCCTGAACCCGATCGACATCTCTCCCGATGTGATTCCGGGCATAGGATTCCTGGATGACGCCGGCATCCTGGCTCTGATTGTCAATTCGATTCGCAACGATCTCAGGCGATACCTCAAGTGGGAGGCCGCCGGGAAGACCCCTTCCTGA
- the lepA gene encoding translation elongation factor 4, whose amino-acid sequence MDPARIRNFSIIAHIDHGKSTLADRLLEFTGTLSQREMAEQVLDDMELERERGITIKAHAVRLKYRGRLGTDYILNLIDTPGHVDFSYEVSRSLAACEGALLVVDASQGVEAQTLANTYLAIDNNLTVVPVINKIDLPGAQPDRVKEQIEQVIGLDTRNALLVSAKHGTGVQEVLEGIVREVPAPQGSRAEPLKALIFDSWFDLYRGVIVLVRVIDGTLRPGMRIRLVSNGRAYEVERVGVQTPKMEAVPELSAGEVGFVIANIKKVSDTQIGDTLTEEANPTRVPFPGFQEIKPMVFSGLYPIEPNQYSALRDALEKLRLNDSSFFYEPETSTALGFGFRCGFLGLLHMEIVQERLEREFDLSLITTAPGVRYRVTTSEGEVVEVDNPTRLPPPSQVDKIEEPVVTSMIMTHHQYVGPLLRLLEDKRGVQKSLDYLTPTRVLITYDLPLNEIVMDFYDRLKSASRGYASWDYQLSDHWTSPLVKLDILVGGETVDALSVIVHRDKAHGRGRALVEKMKSLIPRQMFEVPIQAAIGSKVIARETVRAMKKNVTAKCYGGDITRKRKLLERQKEGKRRMKRVGRVDIPQEAFLAVLKTD is encoded by the coding sequence ATGGATCCTGCACGCATCAGAAACTTCTCCATCATTGCCCACATCGACCACGGCAAATCGACCCTGGCCGACCGCCTGCTCGAATTCACCGGGACGCTGTCGCAACGGGAGATGGCCGAACAGGTTCTGGACGACATGGAGCTGGAACGGGAGCGCGGGATTACCATCAAGGCCCATGCGGTACGCCTGAAGTACCGCGGTCGCCTCGGAACCGACTACATCCTGAACCTGATCGACACCCCCGGACACGTCGACTTCAGCTATGAAGTCTCCCGAAGCCTGGCGGCATGCGAGGGAGCCCTGCTGGTGGTGGATGCTTCCCAGGGTGTTGAAGCCCAGACCCTGGCCAACACCTACCTGGCCATCGACAATAACCTCACGGTCGTTCCCGTCATCAACAAGATCGACCTGCCGGGAGCCCAGCCCGACCGCGTCAAGGAACAGATCGAGCAGGTCATCGGGCTGGACACCCGAAACGCGCTGCTTGTCAGCGCCAAACACGGTACCGGAGTTCAGGAAGTTCTGGAGGGAATCGTCAGGGAGGTCCCGGCCCCGCAGGGAAGCCGGGCCGAGCCCCTGAAGGCCCTGATCTTCGACTCCTGGTTCGACCTCTATCGCGGGGTCATCGTCCTGGTTCGCGTGATCGACGGCACGCTCAGGCCGGGCATGAGGATCCGGCTGGTCTCCAACGGCCGAGCCTACGAGGTCGAGCGGGTGGGGGTGCAGACCCCCAAGATGGAAGCGGTTCCGGAACTTTCGGCGGGAGAGGTCGGGTTTGTAATCGCCAATATCAAGAAGGTCTCCGACACTCAGATCGGGGACACCCTCACCGAGGAGGCCAACCCCACCCGTGTTCCCTTCCCCGGTTTCCAGGAGATCAAGCCCATGGTCTTCTCCGGCCTTTACCCCATCGAGCCCAACCAGTATTCGGCCCTCAGGGATGCGCTTGAAAAACTGCGGCTGAACGACTCATCCTTCTTCTACGAGCCCGAGACCTCCACTGCCCTGGGTTTCGGGTTTCGCTGCGGATTTCTGGGACTCCTCCACATGGAGATCGTCCAGGAACGGCTGGAGCGGGAATTCGATCTCTCACTGATCACGACGGCGCCGGGGGTTCGTTACCGGGTCACGACCAGCGAAGGCGAGGTGGTGGAAGTGGACAACCCCACCCGGCTGCCGCCCCCTTCCCAGGTCGACAAGATCGAGGAACCGGTGGTCACTTCCATGATCATGACCCATCACCAGTACGTAGGGCCGCTGCTGAGGCTGCTGGAAGACAAGCGAGGCGTCCAGAAATCCCTGGACTATTTGACGCCAACCAGGGTCCTGATCACCTACGATCTCCCTCTCAACGAAATCGTGATGGATTTCTACGATCGACTCAAGTCCGCTTCCCGCGGCTACGCCTCCTGGGATTACCAACTCTCCGATCACTGGACATCTCCCCTGGTCAAGCTCGACATACTGGTAGGTGGGGAGACGGTGGACGCCCTGTCGGTCATCGTCCATCGAGACAAGGCTCACGGCCGCGGCCGCGCCCTGGTGGAAAAGATGAAGTCGCTGATTCCCCGACAGATGTTCGAGGTACCCATCCAGGCTGCCATCGGCAGCAAGGTGATTGCCCGGGAAACAGTGCGGGCCATGAAGAAGAACGTCACCGCCAAGTGCTACGGCGGGGACATCACCCGAAAGCGCAAGCTGCTGGAACGCCAGAAGGAAGGCAAACGCCGCATGAAGCGGGTGGGCAGGGTGGACATCCCGCAGGAGGCCTTCCTGGCAGTTCTGAAAACCGACTGA